Genomic window (Blastocatellia bacterium):
ATAAAAATAATTGTCAAAACCTAGTTGCAGGACAATTATTTAGACCACAAAATTACGCTATGATTTGACCTACAGCAGAGACAATTTTATCTTCAGGAGGGAAATCATCACCAGTTTTTTCAATTATTTTTTTATTATCAATCCAAACTGTAAATTCGCCGCG
Coding sequences:
- a CDS encoding Rdx family protein, whose protein sequence is MAQTLKDNFDLTTTLTPGNRGEFTVWIDNKKIIEKTGDDFPPEDKIVSAVGQIIA